Proteins from a genomic interval of Macrobrachium nipponense isolate FS-2020 chromosome 33, ASM1510439v2, whole genome shotgun sequence:
- the LOC135202903 gene encoding putative ankyrin repeat protein RF_0381, translating to MEKLRETVASIDAIDENGCTALHRAVESNNVSIVQELIENGATVDVHDNQQKTPLHLATIKGYIPIMKTLIQANADIYNIDTCGNMGVYDAAVGGKCDVITVLVESGFDVNCKNQKRNTMLHLAASEGHRELVQLLISKGANVNDKNNNGLTPLHAAVQFNNDSVVQELIESGARVDVHDNEQCTPLYLAIYSGYFKIIKTLVQAKADIYYENETYKDMGDHNAALGGKCDVINVLLESGFDVNCKTKEGNTMLHLATWKGHRELVQLLISKGANVNDKNNIGWTALHAAVAFNNISLVQELIENGATVDVHNNSQYTPLHLATYWGYIPIMKILIQENADLHNISTYGCMGAHDVAFDGKCDIIRVLLELGFDVNCKSKNGNTLLNIAASEGHKELVQLLISKGANVNDKGYMGCTPLHAAVQSNNVSVVQELIERGATAEVHDNQQCTPLRLATIRGYISIMKTLIQAKADIYYENETYKDMGDHNAALGGKCDVH from the coding sequence ATGGAGAAACTCAGAGAAACCGTTGCTAGCATAGATGCTATAGATGAAAATGGTTGCACGGCATTACACAGAGCTGTTGAATCCAACAATGTTAGTATAgttcaggaactcattgagaATGGGGCTACAGTAGATGTTCATGACAATCAGCAAAAAACTCCTTTGCACCTTGCAACAATTAAGGGATATATTCCgataatgaaaactcttattcaagcaaatgcagatatatataacattgataCTTGTGGCAATATGGGTGTTTATGATGCAGCAGTGGGTGGGAAATGTGATGTCATCACAGTTCTGGTAGAGTCAGGGtttgatgtaaactgcaaaaatcaaaaaagaaatacaatgcttcatttagcAGCTTCTGaaggtcacagagaattagtgcaactcttgatcagtaaaggggcaaatgtcaatgacaaaaacaacaatgGTCTCACACCATTACATGCAGCTGTTCAATTTAACAATGATAGTGTAgttcaggaactcattgagagtggggctaGAGTAGATGTTCATGACAATGAACAATGCACCCCTTTGTATCTTGCAATATATAGTGGATATTTTAAGATAATTAAAACTCTTGTCCAAGCAAAAGCTGATATATACTACGAAAATGAAACTTATAAAGATATGGGTGATCATAATGCAGCATTGGGTGGGAAATGTGATGTCATTAATGTTCTGTTAGAGTCGGGGtttgatgtaaactgcaaaactaaagaaggaaatacaatgcttcatttagcAACTTGGaaaggtcacagagaattagtgcaactcttgattagtaaaggggcaaatgtcaatgacaaaAATAACATTGGTTGGACAGCATTACATGCAGCCGTTGCATTTAACAATATTAGTTTAGTTCAAGAACTCATTGAGAATGGGGCTACAGTAGATGTTCATAACAATAGTCAATACACTCCTTTGCATCTTGCAACATATTGGGGATATATTCCAATAATGAAAATTCTTATTCAAGAAAATGCTGATTTACACAATATCAGTACTTATGGCTGTATGGGTGCTCATGATGTAGCATTTGATGGGAAATGTGATATCATCCGAGTGCTGTTAGAGTTGGGGTTTGATGTAAACTGTAAATCTAAAAATGGAAATACATTGCTTAATATAGCAGCTTCAGAAGGTCACAAAGAATTAGTGCaactcttgatcagtaaaggggcaaatgtcaatgacaaaGGCTACATGGGTTGCACACCATTACATGCAGCTGTTCAATCAAACAATGTTAGTGTAgttcaggaactcattgagagAGGGGCTACAGCAGAGGTTCATGACAATCAACAATGCACTCCTTTGCGTCTTGCAACAATTAGGGGATATATTTCgataatgaaaactcttattcaagcaaAAGCTGATATATACTACGAAAATGAAACTTATAAAGATATGGGTGATCATAATGCAGCATTGGGTGGGAAATGTGATGTCCATTAA
- the LOC135202904 gene encoding serine/threonine-protein phosphatase 6 regulatory ankyrin repeat subunit B-like: protein MKILIQENADLHNISTYGYMGAHDVALDGKCDIIRVLLELGFDVNCKSKNGNTLLNIAASEGHKELVQLLISKGANVNDKGNMGRTPLHDAVQSNNVSVVQELIESGATVDAHDNEQNTPWHLATYWGYIPIMKTLIQANADIYNIRTYGHMGAHDAAFGGKYDVITVLLELGFDANCKSNAGNTMLHIAAWRGHRELVQLLISKGADVNDKNNIGWTALHEAVVSNKVSLVQYLIESGAKVDVHDNQQITPLHLATYLGYIPIMKTLIQANADIHNIDTCGKMGAHDAALGGKCDVINVMLESGFDVNCKTKEGNTMLHLAALNGHRELVQLLICKGANVNDKGNKGRTALHNAVESNNVSVVQELIESKASVDVQDNQQITPLHLAAYWGYIPIMKTLTQAQADIYNTDICGNMAAHVAAKYGKKDALEYLLGLGFDVKCKTKKGNTFLNLASSKGHRELVQFLISKGANINDKGNYSYTALHSAVQSSNVSLVQYLIESGAKVDVHDNQQCTPLHLATGWGYIQIMETLIQANADIHNIDTCGKMGAHDAVLGGKCDVIIALLESGFEVNYKTKEGNTMLHLAAKKGHRELVQLLICKGANVNDKGYMGRTALHNAVESNNVSVVQELIESKASVDVQDNQQITPLHLATYWGYIPIMKTLIQAHTDIYSTDICGDMAAHVAAKYGKKDALEYLLGLGFDVKCKTEKGNTLLNLAASKGHRELVQLLISKGANINDRGCYDYTALHSAVQSNHVSLVQYLIELGAEVDAENDVLQTPLHIAAMMGHLTPLKTLIQENAFIYRIDMWGNTCAHDAAFKGRCDVIENITKSGLDVNYPTKMGITLLQLAAYKGHLELVKLLISKGANVNDKDIYGYTALDVAEESSNERIVQYLTESGAMADDHGNKPPAQHLAALGGDFVVLQSLRQDNTDIYNLPNYGDMGSHAATIHGEYKIIEFMLESGFNVNRKTKEGDTMLHLAALNGHRELVQLLISEGANINDKNNNGRTPLHAAVQYNNDSVVQELIKSGAKVDVHDNEQCTPLYLAIYSGYFKIIKTLVQAKADIYYENEIYKDMGDHNAALDGQCDVIIVLLESGFDVNCKTKEGNTMLHLAAWKGHRELVQLLICKGADVNDKNNIGWTALHNAVASNNVSLVQELIESGATVDVHDNNNCTPLHLATGWGYIPIMKTLIQANADIYNIDTYGNMGAHDAALGGICDVISVLLESGFDVNCNTKEGSTMLHLAALEGHRELVQLLISKGANVNDRNSIGWTALHYAVASNNVSVVQELIESGATVDVYTIEQYTPLHLATGLGCIPIMKTLIQANADIYNIDTYGNMGAHDAALGGKCDVINVMLESGFDVNSKAKEGSTILHFAVLKGHRELVQLLISEGANVNDKGNIDRTPLHVAVQSNDVSIVQELIESGATVNVHDNNKCTPLHLATGWGYIPIMKTLIEAHADINSTNIYGNMAAHVAVTYGKIDALKYLLGLEFDVKCKNNEGDTLIHLAAWRGHRELVQFLISKGANVNDKSNDGCTPLHNAVKTNDVSIVQELIESGATVDAHDNNQCTPLHHATERGYISMMKILIQANANLHNISTFGNMGAHDAALGGKCDVITVLLESLLVLCLVMTKV from the coding sequence ATGAAAATTCTTATTCAAGAAAATGCTGATTTACACAATATCAGTACTTATGGCTATATGGGTGCTCATGATGTAGCATTGGATGGGAAATGTGATATCATCCGAGTGCTGTTAGAGTTGGGGTTTGATGTAAACTGTAAATCTAAAAATGGAAATACATTGCTGAATATAGCAGCTTCAGAAGGTCACAAAGAACTAGTGCaactcttgatcagtaaaggggcaaatgtcaatgacaaaGGCAACATGGGTCGCACACCATTACATGACGCTGTTCAATCAAACAATGTTAGTGTAgttcaggaactcattgagagtggggctacagTAGATGCTCATGACAATGAACAAAACACTCCTTGGCATCTTGCTACATATTGGGGATATATTCCgataatgaaaactcttattcaagcaaatgcagatatatataatattcgtacTTATGGCCATATGGGTGCTCATGATGCAGCATTTGGTGGGAAATATGATGTCATCACAGTTCTGTTAGAGTTGGGGTTTGATGCAAACTGCAAATCTAATGCAGGAAATACAATGCTTCATATAGCGGCTTGGAGaggtcacagagaattagtgcaactTTTGATCTCTAAAGGGGCAGATGTCAATGACAAAAATAACATTGGTTGGACAGCATTACATGAAGCTGTTGTATCTAACAAGGTTAGTTTAGTTCAATACctcattgagagtggggctaAAGTAGATGTTCATGACAATCAACAAATCACTCCTTTGCATCTTGCAACATATTTGGGATATATTCCgataatgaaaactcttattcaagcaaATGCTGATATACACAACATCGATACTTGTGGCAAAATGGGTGCTCATGATGCAGCATTGGGTGGGAAATGTGATGTCATTAATGTTATGTTAGAGTCGGGGtttgatgtaaactgcaaaactaaagaaggaaatacaatgcttcatttagcAGCTTTAAATGGAcacagagaattagtgcaactcttgatctgtaaaggggcaaatgtcaatgacaaaGGCAACAAGGGTCGCACAGCATTACACAACGCTGTTGAATCTAATAATGTTAGTGTTgttcaggaactcattgagagtAAGGCTTCAGTAGATGTTCAAGACAATCAACAAATCACTCCTTTGCATCTTGCAGCATATTGGGGATATATTCCGATAATGAAAACTCTTACTCAAGCACAAGCTGATATTTATAATACTGACATATGTGGCAATATGGCTGCTCATGTTGCAGCTAAATACGGAAAAAAAGATGCTTTAGAGTATCTTTTAGGATTAGGGTTTGATGTAAAATGCAAAACCAAAAAAGGAAACACATTCCTTAATTTAGCCTCTTCCaaaggtcacagagaattagtgcaaTTCTTGATCAGCAAAGGTGCAAATATTAACGACAAAGGCAATTATAGTTACACGGCATTACATTCAGCTGTTCAGTCTAGCAATGTTAGTTTAGTTCAATACctcattgagagtggggctaAAGTAGATGTTCATGACAATCAACAATGCACTCCTTTACATCTTGCAACAGGTTGGGGATATATTCAGATAATGGAAACTCTTATTCAAGCAAATGCTGATATACACAATATCGACACTTGTGGCAAAATGGGTGCTCATGATGCAGTATTGGGTGGGAAATGTGATGTCATTATTGCTCTGTTAGAGTCGGGGTTTGAAGTAAACTAcaaaactaaagaaggaaatacaatgcttcatttagcGGCTAAGaaaggtcacagagaattagtgcaactcttgatctgtaaaggggcaaatgtcaatgacaaaGGCTACATGGGTCGCACAGCATTACACAACGCTGTTGAATCTAATAATGTTAGTGTTgttcaggaactcattgagagtAAGGCTTCAGTAGATGTTCAAGACAATCAACAAATCACTCCTTTGCATCTTGCAACATATTGGGGATATATTCCGATAATGAAAACTCTTATACAAGCACATACTGATATTTATAGTACTGACATATGTGGCGATATGGCTGCTCATGTTGCAGCTAAATACGGAAAAAAAGATGCTTTAGAATATCTTTTAGGATTAGGGTTTGATGTAAAATGCAAAACCGAAAAGGGAAATACATTGCTTAATTTAGCCGCTTCGaaaggtcacagagaattagtgcaactCTTGATCAGCAAAGGAGCAAATATAAATGACAGAGGCTGTTATGATTACACAGCATTACATTCAGCCGTTCAGTCTAACCATGTTAGTTTAGTTCAATACCTCATTGAGCTTGGAGCTGAGGTAGATGCTGAAAACGATGTGCTACAAACTCCTTTGCACATTGCAGCAATGATGGGGCATTTGACCCCACTGAAAACACTTATTCAAgaaaatgcttttatttataGAATAGATATGTGGGGTAATACATGTGCTCATGATGCAGCCTTTAAAGGGAGATGTGATGTTATAGAGAATATTACAAAGTCGGGGTTAGATGTAAACTACCCAACCAAAATGGGAATTACATTGCTGCAATTAGCGGCTTATAAAGGTCACCTTGAATTAGTGAaactcttgatcagtaaaggggcaaatgtGAATGACAAGGACATATATGGTTATACGGCATTAGATGTAGCTGAAGAATCGAGCAATGAGAGAATAGTTCAATACCTCACTGAATCTGGGGCTATGGCAGATGATCATGGGAATAAACCACCTGCTCAGCATTTAGCAGCGTTAGGAGGAGACTTCGTAGTATTGCAATCACTCAGGCAGgataatactgatatatataatttaccaaaTTATGGCGATATGGGATCTCATGCAGCAACTATTCACGGGGAATATAAGATAATTGAGTTTATGTTAGAGTCGGGATTTAATGTAAACCGCAAAACTAAAGAAGGAGatacaatgcttcatttagcGGCTTTAAATGGAcacagagaattagtgcaactCTTGATCAGTGAAGGGGCAAATAtcaatgacaaaaacaacaatgGTCGCACACCATTACATGCAGCTGTTCAATATAACAATGATAGTGTAGTTCAGGAACTCATTAAGAGTGGGGCTAAAGTAGATGTTCATGACAATGAACAATGCACCCCTTTGTATCTTGCAATATATAGTGGATATTTTAAGATAATTAAAACTCTTGTCCAAGCAAAAGCTGATATATACTacgaaaatgaaatttataaagaTATGGGTGATCATAATGCAGCATTGGATGGGCAATGTGATGTCATTATTGTTCTGTTAGAGTCGGGGtttgatgtaaactgcaaaactaaagaaggaaatacaatgcttcatttagcggcttggaaaggtcacagagaattagtgcaactCTTAATCTGTAAAGGGGCAGATGTCAATGACAAAAATAACATTGGTTGGACAGCATTACATAATGCTGTTGCATCTAACAATGTTAGTTTAgttcaggaactcattgagagtggggctacagTAGATGTTCATGACAATAATAACTGCACTCCTTTGCATCTTGCAACAGGTTGGGGATATATTCCgataatgaaaactcttattcaagcaaatgcagatatatataacattgataCTTATGGCAATATGGGTGCTCATGATGCAGCATTGGGTGGAATATGTGATGTCATCTCAGTTCTCTTAGAGTCGGGGTTTGATGTAAACTGCAATACTAAAGAAGGAAGTACAATGCTTCATTTAGCGGCTTTAGaaggtcacagagaattagtgcaacttttgatcagtaaaggggcaaatgtcaatgacaGAAACTCCATTGGTTGGACAGCATTACATTACGCTGTTGCATCTAATAATGTTAGTGTAgttcaggaactcattgagagtggggctacagTAGATGTTTATACAATTGAACAGTACACACCTTTGCATCTTGCAACAGGCTTGGGATGTATTCCAataatgaaaactcttattcaagcaaatgcagatatatataacattgataCTTATGGCAATATGGGTGCTCATGATGCAGCATTGGGTGGGAAATGTGATGTCATTAATGTTATGTTAGAGTCGGGGTTTGATGTAAACAGCAAAGCTAAAGAAGGAAGTACAATCCTTCATTTTGCGGTTTtaaaaggtcacagagaattagtgcaactcttgatcagtgaaggggcaaatgtcaatgaTAAAGGCAACATTGATCGCACACCATTACATGTCGCTGTTCAATCTAACGATGTTAGCATAGTTCAGGAACTCATTGAAAGTGGGGCTACAGTAAATGTTCATGACAATAATAAATGCACTCCTTTGCATCTTGCAACAGGTTGGGGATATATTCCAATAATGAAAACTCTAATTGAAGCACATGCTGATATTAATAGTACTAACATATATGGCAACATGGCTGCTCATGTTGCAGTTACATACGGAAAAATAGATGCTTTAAAGTATCTTTTAGGATTGGAGTTTGatgtaaaatgcaaaaacaatgaAGGAGATACATTGATTCATTTAGCGGCTTGGAGaggtcacagagaattagtgcaattcttgatcagtaaaggggcaaatgtcaatgacaaaAGCAACGATGGTTGCACACCATTACACAACGCTGTAAAAACTAATGATGTTAGCATAGTTCAAgaactcattgagagtggggctacagTAGATGCTCATGACAATAATCAATGCACTCCTTTGCATCATGCAACAGAACgaggatatatatctatgatgaaaATTCTTATTCAAGCAAATGCTAATTTACACAATATCAGTACTTTTGGTAATATGGGTGCTCATGATGCAGCATTGGGTGGGAAATGTGATGTCATCACAGTACTGTTAGAGTCGCTTCTTGTTCTCTGCTTAGTTATGACTAAAGTCTAA